One Longimicrobium sp. DNA segment encodes these proteins:
- a CDS encoding thioredoxin family protein: protein MTHRTLRALRTLAAAAALTLAGAAHARAQQAQRPLYDPRADAHAEIRAALASAARDRKLVLLDFGADWCLDCVILERLFQDAAVQPYLRGHFHVVKVDVGQFDHNLEIVRKYGSPIEGGVPAVVVLAPSGAILANTRDGSMEGARRMTAADVRRRLEQWVAAGPRS from the coding sequence ATGACCCACCGCACCCTTCGCGCGCTGCGCACGCTCGCGGCCGCCGCCGCGCTCACGCTGGCCGGCGCCGCGCACGCCCGCGCGCAGCAGGCGCAGCGGCCGCTGTACGACCCGCGCGCCGACGCCCACGCCGAGATCCGCGCCGCGCTGGCCTCCGCGGCGCGCGACCGCAAGCTGGTGCTGCTGGACTTCGGCGCGGACTGGTGCCTGGACTGCGTGATCCTGGAGCGGCTCTTCCAGGACGCCGCGGTGCAGCCGTACCTGCGCGGCCACTTCCACGTGGTGAAGGTCGACGTGGGCCAGTTCGACCACAACCTGGAGATCGTGCGCAAGTACGGCAGCCCCATCGAGGGCGGCGTGCCGGCGGTGGTGGTGCTGGCGCCCAGCGGCGCCATCCTGGCCAACACCCGCGACGGCTCGATGGAGGGCGCGCGCCGGATGACCGCCGCCGACGTGCGGCGGCGCCTGGAGCAGTGGGTGGCCGCCGGGCCGCGCTCCTGA
- a CDS encoding MDR family MFS transporter, whose product MTEERTTHRPLVLAALVLAMFMSAIEGTIVATAMPSIAAELGGFSLYSWVFSSFLLTQAIAIPIFGKLSDLHGRKPVFIGGVVVFLAGSILCGFARSMGMLVAFRFLQGMGAGAVQPITTTLAGDLYSLEERGRVQGYLSSVWGFSSIAGPLAGGFIVHSVGWPWIFWANVPFGIAAIALIVAYLHEGLERTRVRTDFPGAVLLFAAVGTLMLALTQASEWSAGVLVPLVAVSALAFALFVRQERRAPDPLMHMELWAMPLIRYANLATLTAGIMMIGIITFLPTFVQGVLGGSALLAGFTLSVMTLGWPLASFAAGHLIVRAGVRRLARLGGAATLAGTLAIALLAAHGSLGAGAGSFVLGVGLGLLGTTFVVAIQTSVPWSQRGVATASNMLMRILGNALGAALFGGVLNWGMSRWLARTGLRGRVSLDSIQELMGQAAPRAAAPLPAAVTATLRAGLSHSLQLVFWGIMGMAVITLAAAFRVPEMERIDDPS is encoded by the coding sequence TTGACGGAAGAACGCACGACCCACCGCCCGCTCGTTCTGGCCGCGCTGGTGCTGGCCATGTTCATGTCGGCCATCGAGGGCACCATCGTCGCGACCGCGATGCCGAGCATCGCGGCGGAGCTGGGCGGGTTCAGCCTGTACAGCTGGGTGTTCTCGTCCTTCCTGCTCACGCAGGCCATTGCCATCCCCATCTTCGGCAAGCTGTCGGACCTGCACGGGCGCAAGCCGGTGTTCATCGGCGGCGTGGTGGTGTTCCTCGCGGGCTCCATCCTCTGCGGCTTCGCGCGGTCGATGGGAATGCTGGTGGCCTTCCGCTTCCTGCAGGGGATGGGCGCCGGCGCGGTGCAGCCCATCACCACCACGCTGGCGGGTGACCTGTACTCGCTGGAGGAGCGCGGCCGCGTGCAGGGCTACCTTTCCAGCGTGTGGGGGTTCTCGTCCATCGCGGGGCCGCTGGCGGGCGGGTTCATCGTGCACAGCGTGGGGTGGCCGTGGATCTTCTGGGCCAACGTGCCGTTCGGGATCGCAGCCATCGCCCTGATCGTGGCCTACCTGCACGAGGGGCTGGAGCGCACGCGCGTGCGCACCGACTTCCCCGGCGCGGTGCTCCTCTTCGCGGCGGTGGGCACGCTGATGCTGGCGCTCACGCAGGCCAGCGAGTGGAGCGCCGGCGTGCTGGTTCCCCTGGTGGCCGTATCGGCGCTGGCGTTCGCGCTCTTCGTGCGGCAGGAGCGGCGCGCGCCGGACCCGCTGATGCACATGGAGCTGTGGGCCATGCCGCTGATCCGCTACGCCAACCTGGCCACGCTGACGGCGGGGATCATGATGATCGGCATCATCACCTTCCTGCCGACGTTCGTGCAGGGGGTGCTGGGCGGCTCCGCGCTGCTGGCCGGGTTCACGCTCTCGGTGATGACGCTGGGATGGCCTCTGGCCTCGTTCGCGGCGGGCCACCTGATCGTGCGGGCCGGCGTGCGGCGGCTGGCGCGCCTCGGCGGCGCCGCCACCCTCGCGGGGACGCTGGCCATCGCGCTGCTGGCGGCGCACGGATCGCTCGGCGCGGGCGCGGGGTCGTTCGTGCTGGGGGTGGGGCTGGGGCTGCTGGGCACGACCTTCGTGGTGGCCATCCAGACCAGCGTGCCGTGGAGCCAGCGCGGCGTGGCCACCGCGTCGAACATGCTGATGCGCATCCTGGGGAACGCGCTGGGGGCGGCGCTCTTCGGCGGGGTGCTGAACTGGGGGATGAGCCGGTGGCTGGCGCGGACGGGGCTGCGCGGCCGCGTCTCGCTGGACAGCATCCAGGAGTTGATGGGCCAGGCCGCGCCCCGCGCCGCCGCCCCGCTCCCCGCCGCGGTGACGGCGACGCTGCGCGCGGGCCTGTCGCACAGCCTGCAGCTGGTGTTCTGGGGGATCATGGGGATGGCGGTCATCACCCTGGCCGCCGCCTTCCGCGTCCCCGAGATGGAGCGCATCGACGACCCGTCTTGA
- a CDS encoding dicarboxylate/amino acid:cation symporter, producing MSEPARKLPIYRSLYFQVLCAIALGVLLGVLAPASGAAMKPLGDAFVKLVRMIIAPVIFCTVVTGIAGMQNMKQVGKAGGLALLYFELVSTLALIVGLLVINLARPGAGMHVNPASLDAGAVASYTKPGQMAGPTDFLLHVIPASLVGAFAEGEILQVLLVAVLFGFALHGLGERGRIVFDLIDRVSHVLFGMVGIIMKVAPIGAFGAMAFTIGKFGIGTLASLAGLMASFYATCLLFVFVVLGIIARLHGFSIVRFVRYIKEELLIVLGTSSSEAVLPRLIAKLENLGAAKSVVGLVVPTGYSFNLDGTAIYLTMAAVFIAQATDTPLTLMHQVTLLAVLLLTSKGAAGVTGSGFIVLAATLSAVGSVPVAGLALILGIDRFMSEARALTNTVGNGVATLVVARWCGELDRERLHDGLHGETREEAEEPEKLAA from the coding sequence ATGTCCGAACCGGCCCGAAAGCTCCCCATCTACCGCTCGCTGTACTTCCAGGTGCTGTGCGCCATCGCGCTGGGAGTGCTGCTGGGCGTGCTGGCGCCGGCCTCGGGCGCGGCCATGAAGCCGCTCGGCGACGCCTTTGTGAAGCTGGTGCGGATGATCATCGCCCCCGTGATCTTCTGCACCGTGGTCACGGGGATCGCGGGGATGCAGAACATGAAGCAGGTGGGGAAGGCCGGCGGCCTGGCCCTGCTCTACTTCGAGCTCGTCTCCACCCTCGCGCTGATCGTGGGCCTGCTGGTGATCAACCTGGCGCGGCCGGGCGCGGGGATGCACGTGAACCCCGCCTCGCTCGACGCGGGCGCCGTCGCCAGCTACACGAAGCCGGGGCAGATGGCGGGCCCGACGGACTTCCTGCTGCACGTGATCCCCGCCTCCCTCGTCGGCGCGTTCGCGGAAGGGGAGATCCTGCAGGTGCTGCTGGTGGCCGTCCTCTTCGGCTTCGCGCTGCACGGGCTGGGCGAGCGCGGGCGGATCGTGTTCGACCTGATCGACCGCGTGTCGCACGTGCTGTTCGGGATGGTGGGGATCATCATGAAGGTGGCGCCGATCGGGGCGTTCGGGGCGATGGCGTTCACCATCGGCAAGTTCGGGATCGGCACGCTGGCGTCGCTGGCGGGGTTGATGGCGAGCTTCTACGCGACCTGCCTCCTCTTCGTCTTCGTCGTGCTGGGAATCATCGCGCGGCTGCACGGATTCTCCATCGTCCGCTTCGTGCGCTACATCAAGGAAGAGCTGCTGATCGTGCTGGGGACGTCGAGCTCCGAGGCGGTGCTGCCGCGGCTGATCGCCAAGCTGGAGAACCTGGGCGCGGCGAAATCCGTCGTCGGCCTGGTGGTGCCGACGGGGTACTCGTTCAACCTGGATGGGACGGCGATCTACCTGACCATGGCCGCCGTCTTCATCGCCCAGGCCACCGACACGCCGCTCACGCTGATGCACCAGGTGACGCTGCTGGCCGTGCTGCTGCTGACCTCCAAGGGCGCCGCGGGGGTGACGGGGAGCGGGTTCATCGTGCTGGCCGCCACGCTCAGCGCGGTGGGGAGCGTGCCGGTGGCCGGGCTGGCGCTGATCCTGGGGATCGACCGCTTCATGAGCGAGGCGCGCGCGCTGACCAACACCGTGGGCAACGGCGTGGCCACGCTGGTGGTCGCGCGCTGGTGCGGCGAGCTGGACCGCGAGCGCCTGCACGACGGCCTGCACGGCGAGACGCGGGAAGAGGCGGAGGAGCCGGAGAAGCTGGCGGCGTGA
- a CDS encoding pinensin family lanthipeptide, with the protein MNKLHLDVDTLQVESFATDVDGDARGTVQGQSIIEPTAWSFCFACGSDTDCGCEPQTQAIGCTRPAVCGPQQTT; encoded by the coding sequence ATGAACAAGCTGCACTTGGACGTCGACACCCTGCAGGTCGAATCGTTCGCGACGGACGTGGATGGAGACGCTCGCGGAACTGTTCAAGGGCAGTCGATAATCGAGCCCACGGCTTGGTCGTTCTGTTTCGCATGCGGGAGCGACACCGACTGTGGGTGCGAGCCCCAGACCCAAGCCATCGGCTGCACCAGGCCGGCCGTCTGTGGGCCGCAGCAAACGACCTGA